The Serinus canaria isolate serCan28SL12 unplaced genomic scaffold, serCan2020 HiC_scaffold_115, whole genome shotgun sequence region ATAGTACAATATAAtgcaatataatataatataatacagtataatataatacaaCACCATATAATACTgtataatacaatataatacaGTACAATGTAATAAATTGCAATATAATTCAATATTATACAATATAattgtatatatataatacagtatagtataatacaatataatagAGTACAATACAattcaatataatataatacagtaCAATGCAAAGCAATGGGATACAATGTAATACATGTAACCCAATGATACAATGTAATACAGTGATACAATGTAATACAATGATACAATGTAATACAATAcagtataatatagtataatataaataagaataataaatacAATCTAATAATAAATCGCCCTTCTAGCACCCCCTCAcctccaccctccctccctcacctcccccaacccttcccccctccccaccaccccAACCCCCTCTCACCAAAACCcgatggaaaaaaaaccctcttttttttttataatttttaaattttatttttattttttctgtctacCCCGTGCAGGTGAGCTCCCCGAGCTGCGACTCGCAGGGGCTGCACGGTGACGAGACGCCGGGCTCGGAGCCGCAGAGCCCGGTGGCGCAGACCTCGGCGGCGCAGGGCTGGCCGGCCGCGCTGCCGCTGCTCTCGCGGGTCAAGACGGAGCAGGGCGAGCCCGACGGCGTGCAGTGCACCTTCGTGGTCAAGCGCCTGTGGGACGGCGCCGCCAAggactcctcctcctcctcctcctcttcctcctcggCCGGTGCTAACGGCAGCAGGAAGATGGCCAAGTTCTCCGAGGCGGCGCCGCGGCAGAGCGCGCCCGGTGCCGGCGGGACCGGAGGGGCCGCCCCGGTGTCGGTGCCCGCGGCGCCGGTCCCGGGCACGGCCGCTGATCAGACCAGCCCCGGGGGAACGTCCAGCGCCTACACCAGCGACAGCCCCGGCTCCTTCCACAacgaggaggatgaggaggaggatgcgGGAGAGGAAGGCTCGGACGAGCAGTACCGGCAGATCTGTAACATGTACACCATGTACAGCATGATGAACGTGGGGCCTGCAGGTAtgggggggtcctgggggggcttggggggtttgggggacTCCTGAGGGGcttggggggctctggggagggtcctgggggtcctggtgtgGGAGCAGTAGCGGCAGATCTGTAACATGTACACCATGTACAGCATGATGAACGTGGGGCCTGCAGGTAtgggggggtcctgggggggcttggggggtttggggggctctggggagggtcctggggggctctgggggtcctggtgTGGGAGCAGTACAGGCAGATCTGTAACATGTAACACCATGAACGTGGGGCCTGCAGGTAttggggaggggtctgggggggtctgtggagctctggggagggtCCTGGGGGACTTTGGGAGGGGTCCTGAAGTGTTCtggggggggctctgggggtgtgGCTGTGGGGGAGACCCCGCCCCATTTAAGGTGTGGTTAGAAGGTGTGGGCGTGGCCTGGTAGggtccctccctgtcctccccccACCTCATTCCTGTGTCATCCCCCCAGAATTTTCAATCTGGAcgccccctccccaccacagGTGACACCACAAAGGTGACACCACAAAGGTGACACCACAAGGGTGCCAGGGACCCCCAaagccccctccccacagcacccagagctccatccccacctccccccaccctctgccccctccccagctgcagagaaggTGGGGGCCCTGCCCAAGGAGCCCCCCACAGGTGACACCACAAAGGTGACACCACAAAGGTGACACCTCAGGGGTGCCAGGGACCCCCAaagccccctccccacagcacccagagctccatccccgtgtcccccccccacccccagcgGCAGAGAAGGTGGAGGCCCTGCCCGAGCAGCCCCCCCCGGAGCCCCGGGCCCGCGCCCGCCTGCGCCAGGACCTGGCATCGCTGCCAGCCGAGCTCGTCACCCAGATCGGGAACCGCTGCCACCCCAAGCTCTACGACGAGGGCGACCCCGCCGAGAAGCTGGAGCTGGTCACCGGTACCGGGCACACCGGGAGGGGGGGGGGTCACCGGTACCGGGCACACCGGGAGGGGGGGTCACAGGGTCACCGGTACCGGGCACACCGGGAGGGGGGGTCACAGGGTCACTGGTACCGGGCACACCGGGGGGGGGTCAGGGGGGGTCACCGGTACCGGGCACACCGGGAGCAGGGGGTGGGTCACCAGTACCGGGCACACCAGGGGGGGGGTCGGGGGGGGTCACCGGTATCGGGGCACTCCAGGAGGGGGAGTCAGGGGGGGTCACCGGTACCGGGCACACCGGGAAGGGGGGGTCACAGGGTCACCAGGACAGAATGGGAGGGGTGGTCACCGGtactgggacaaactgggaggGGTGGGCGCCAGTACTGGTACCCCCCTGACCCCCCTGTCCCCCTATCCCCTGTCCCCCcgtccctctgtgtcccctgtcccctctccccttctcccccctctcccctctgtccccctgtccctccatccctctgtccctctgtccccctatcctctgtccccctgtcccccctgtgtcccctgacCCCCCTGTGTCCAAtgtccccctctgtcccctgtccccctgtccctctgtgttccctgtccctctgtgtcccctgtccctctgtgtcccctgtccccctgtccctgtcgcTGTGCCCAGGTACCAACGTGTACATCACGCGGGCACAGCTGATGAACTGCCACGTCAGCGCGGGCACGCGGCACAAGGTGCTGCTGCGCCGCCTGCTCGCCTCCTTCTTCGACAGGTGAgacccctccccacccaggGGCGCCCCCCGCCCCACCCCGGGGCACCaggggggtttttttctggggtTCAGAACGGGGATTTTGGGGTCCTGCAGGAACACGCTGGCCAACAGCTGCGGCACCGGGATCCGCTCGTCCACCAACGACCCCAGCAGGAAACCGCTGGACAGCCGGGTGCTGCACGCTGTCAAATGTGAGGAGGGGGCTTcagggggcagctgggggggctgcaCGCTGTCAAATGTGAGGAGGGGGCTTCGGGGGGCTGCACGCTGTCAAATgtgaggagggggctgggggggctgcacGCTGTCAAATgtgaggagggggctgggggggctgcacGCTGTCAAATgtgaggagggggctgggggggctgcacGCTGTCAAATGTGAGGAGGGGGCTTcagggggcagctgggggggctgcaCGCTGTCAAATGTGAGGAGGGGGCTTCGGGGGGCGGCTGGGGGGGGGCTTCGCTGGGGTGGAGGGGTCGGGGGAGCCGGGGAAGGAACGCTGAGGGtgggggggagaaggggaaaggggaggagggggagagggcGACCCCAGGGAGGACAGGAGGGACCTCAGAGAGGGGGCAAGGTGGGACAGGAGTGACCCCAGGGCTAGGGACCCCCCCCACCAGACTTGGGGTGCCCactgcccatgtccccaggtcccccctgcccctgtccccaggtccctggctgtcccctgaccccgtccccacctgtcccctccccagttTACTGCCAGAGCTTCACTCCCAACTTCAAGAAGAGCAAGGGACAGGAGGGACCCCAGGACTAGGGACTCCCCCCACCAGACTTGGGGTGCCCTggctgccccctgcccctgtccccaggtccctGGCTGCCCCCTAACCCCATCCCCGGGTCCCTggctgccccctgcccctgtccccaggtccctggctgtcccctgaccccgtccccacctgtcccctccccagttTACTGCCAGAGCTTCACTCCCAACTTCAAGAAGAGCAAGGGACAGGAGGGACCCCAGGACTAGGGACTCCCCCCACCAGACTTGGGGTGCCCTggctgccccctgcccctgtccccaggtccctGGCTGTCCACTGACCCCATCCCCAGGTCCCTGGCTGCCCCCTGCCCCCGTCCCCAGGTCCTTggctgccccctgcccctgtccccaggtccctggctgtcccctaaccccatccccacctgtccccctccccagtTTACTGCCAGAACTTCGCCCCCAACTTCAAGGAGAGCAAAGGACAGGAGGGACCCCCACCCAAACCCAGACTCGGGGTGCCCTGGCTGCCCCCTGACCCcgtccccacctgtcccctccccagttTACTGCCAGAACTTCGCCCCCAATTTCAAGGAGAGCGAGATGAACGCCATCGCGGCCGACATGTGCACCAACGCGCGGCGCGTGGTGCGCAAGAGCTGGATCCCCAAGCTGAAGCTGCTGATGGCCGAGGGCGACTCCTACACCTCCTTCATCAACGACACGGGCAAGCTGGAGCCCGAGCTCATGGGCCCCGAGCCCCCCTTCGAGGCGGGGGGGCCCGAGCCCGAGGGGGGGCCGGCGGGGGAGGGGCTGCAGTgacccccaccccccccccttcccccctgAGCCCACCCCTCCTGGAGTGGGGAGGGGTTCTGACCTGAAATGGGGGGGGTGACCCCTCCTGTGAGCCCCTCAGTGCACCCTGTAGGAGTAGGGACCCCTCCCCAGACAGGGTCAGCCCATGGGGGGGGACCCCTCAAGCCCCCTCCCCAAAGTGGGGAGGGGATTCTGGCCTGAATTAGGGGGGAGGGCAGTGAtgtcccccccacccccctcaGTGCACCCTGTAGGAGTAGGGACCCCTCCCCCAGGACAGGTGAGGGGTGTAGGGACCCCTCCCCTTCAGGGGCTGGGACCCCCCCTCAGGGGTAGGGACACCCCCCAaagtggggaggggggaattCCACCCTAAAATGAGGGGGGGCTCCCCCATGACCCCCTCATTGCACCCTGTAAGAGTAAGGACCCCCCCCCAGACAGGTGAGGGGTGtagggacccctccccaaaaaggGGGAGGGTCCCACCAGCAAGGGACCTGTGTGGTTTAGGGACCCCCCCCCTCAAACCCAGATGGGCACTCCCAGGGGCTGGGACCCCCTCTCAGGGGCTGAGACCCCCCCTCAGGGGCTGGGACCCCCCACTGAGGCCCTGGTGGGTCCTGTGTCCCCCCCCCGAGAATTTTGGGGGTatttggggggggaggggagggggcagcagccTCTTGGCACAAGCGCagctgccccccccccccccccagcatTTGGGGGGGCCCAAAGGGGGGTCTGGGGTCTTGTGCCCTCCCCCCCCCCTTCGTGTGCACCCCCTGTTCCCCTCCAGGCACCCGCATGTGTGtccccccccgtgtcccccccccagggacccccagagccctgggcagccccccCCGCATGTGTCCCCCCCCAGGTGACctctgtgccccctgcccccccccccccaggtcacctgtccccaggtgtgtgtccccaggtgtgtcacaAAGAGGGGGGGGGTCTCacctgtctgtgtgtgtgtgtgtccccccCCCAAATTGGGAGGGGTCCCCGTTATTGTAACCCCCCCTCCCCACGCtgggggggggacagggacaccctgagtggggggggggacacggggacccCTCCCCCCCGTCCCCAGGGTTTGGCTCcaaaggggaaactgaggcacggtTTGCTGAGAACCCCCCCTGGGAGTGGGGGGGGGTCACCAGGAGCCTCCCCCCCTCCTGCTCATCCTGGGGGGGGTccgggggtgtccccaggtgtgccccccCCCCATtgcccccccctcccccccccagGTCTCCTGACGTTTGGTCAAGTGCCTTACCCGCCCCTCCCCCCGCGCTCCCTCCGCGTCTCCGCtgccccccccgccccccccagCACGgggtgggggcacagggaccccccccaaaccccaattcCCCTCCCCCACGGCCTGGGTTCCCCCTTtttcaccccccccccccattcccgtgcctcagtttccccttttGTCTCCCGAGGAATGGGAGGGgtctccctgctgtcccccccacccctccccaaatCGGGGTCCATCTCTTCgttctcccccttcccctctctctgctgtaCAGaatttggggggtggggggcgcATggacccccccccaccccgtgcttggcttcccctcccccccccagTGTCTGTCCTGTGTAATGAAGTGCCAAGacctccccccccccactccCGGACAAACCCCCCTAAGGGGCCATTCTGCAGCGCCCCCAGACCCACCgggacccctccccacccccctgggaccccccccaAATCagagccccccccccccccccccgacgCTGGAGGTTGCACATGAACTGCTGTTGGGCGCGAGGGAGCGTGTGAATagtgaaaataaacacagagttTGTAACAGCCGCGCCCCCGACCCCCAAAAACGGCCCCGGGGGGTGCCGAAATGGGGAGGGGGTCCCGAAAAACCCCGGGGAAGGCGCGCAGGAGGCGGTTCCGCCCCCTTTTGCCCTTATATGGGCATGCGGATGCGGATTTCGCGCCTTTTCCTGCGCTCGGCTCCGCCCCCTTCCCGTGACGTCAGCGTTGCCTTATATGGACATGGAAGTGGGGGCGAGGAGGGGATCCCCGGGTGAGGTGGGGGAGGGGTTGCGGGGATCCCCCCAAATTCTTGGAGGGGCACAGGAGCCGCTCAAACACAGGGGAGGGGGTGCAGAGACCCCTCCTCAAAATcatggggggcacagggacccccCAAAATAGGGGAGGGGGTGCAGAgacccctccccccaaaaaatggggGGTCACAGGGATCCCCTAAATAaatgggaggggacacagggacccctccccaaaatcatggggagcacagggacccCCTCCTCAAAACTTCACTGGGACCGCACGCCCCCTCCCCCAAACCATGCGGCGGCCCCACCTCGGGCAGGGGGGACCCCTCCCCAATTTTCACCGGGACCCCAAATCcatttttttggtgggggggtACAGACCCGACCCCGCCCGGGGCACGGAGCCCCCCCAGACCCATTTCCGTCCCCGGGACCGGATGCGGTGGCGGCGGCCGGGGGGGGCCCGGGGCGGTCCCGGAGCCGCCGCGGGGCCGGATGCGGTGGCggggggggcacggggggggTCGGGGCGGTACAAGAAGCGCGGCGGGGCCGTCCCGGAGCAttcccggggccgccgccgccatggAGGAGGCGCAGCGGCTGCTGACGGTGTCGGTGTGGAAGCTTTACCGGTGCCGGGTGCGGCGGGGCGGCCTCCGCCTCCACCGGAGCCTGCAGCTCTCGCTGCTCGTCCGCGCCGCCCGACACCGGTACCTGAGCGCCCGAGCGGCCGCCGGGATCCTCCCGGGACCGGAGATTACCGGGGCTGCGGAGAGCGGAGCGACCCCCGGACCGGAGATTACCGGGGCTACGATTCCGGTACCGGAGCTTCCCGCGGCTACGGAGAGCGGAGCGACCCCCGGACCGGAGATTACCGGGGCTGCGGAGAGCGGAGCGATCCCGGTACCGGAGATTACCGGGGCTACGGAGAGCGGAGCGATCCCGGTACCGGAGATTACCGGGCCTACGGAGAGCGGAGCGACCCCCGCACCGGGGGACCCCCAGTGCCCGAACACACCGAGTGCGGACCGACCGAGCAACCGGACCGAGCGGAAATGGGGGAACCCCCTGAGGGACTGCACCGGGGACCACCGGAACCCACCGAGCGGAGCCCCCCGCAGTGAATCCCCGGGGGTACCGGGGATCCCCCCTGGGCGACCGAGAGAGGACCCCCCGAGCCCCGTGAACCGGGACCTCCCACCGACCGCGGATCCGCGTTCCGCCCCGGGCCCCACCAACCGGGACCCCCCTCCCGCTTCCCCCGGCCCTCCCCGGTCCACCGGAGCCCCCCGGGCCGGGCAGAAGCGGCGCAGCTGCGgctcggcggggccgggccgggggccgGTACCGAGCAAACGGGCGCGGCTGGAGGCGGAGGCACCGCCGGTGCCACCGGGGCCGCCCGGGCGCTGCTCGGGGCCGCCCGCAGCCGCCTTCGGCTTCCTGGTCCGCGCCGTCGGGGCGTGCTGAGCCCTCCGGGGAGCCCCGGGACACGGAACTTAACGGGGACACACCCGGACACACGGACATTAACGGGGAACCCCCCGGGACACACGGACGTTAACGGAAA contains the following coding sequences:
- the NACC1 gene encoding nucleus accumbens-associated protein 1 isoform X3; translation: MAQTLQMEIPNFGNSILECLNEQRLQGLFCDVSVVVKGHAFKAHRAVLAASSSYFRDLFHSSKSAVVELPAAVQPQSFQQILSFCYTGRLSMNVGDQFLLMYTAGFLQIQEIMEKGTEFFLKVSSPSCDSQGLHGDETPGSEPQSPVAQTSAAQGWPAALPLLSRVKTEQGEPDGVQCTFVVKRLWDGAAKDSSSSSSSSSSAGANGSRKMAKFSEAAPRQSAPGAGGTGGAAPVSVPAAPVPGTAADQTSPGGTSSAYTSDSPGSFHNEEDEEEDAGEEGSDEQYRQICNMYTMYSMMNVGPAAAEKVEALPEQPPPEPRARARLRQDLASLPAELVTQIGNRCHPKLYDEGDPAEKLELVTGTNVYITRAQLMNCHVSAGTRHKVLLRRLLASFFDRNTLANSCGTGIRSSTNDPSRKPLDSRVLHAVKFYCQSFTPNFKKSKGQEGPQD
- the NACC1 gene encoding nucleus accumbens-associated protein 1 isoform X1, with translation MAQTLQMEIPNFGNSILECLNEQRLQGLFCDVSVVVKGHAFKAHRAVLAASSSYFRDLFHSSKSAVVELPAAVQPQSFQQILSFCYTGRLSMNVGDQFLLMYTAGFLQIQEIMEKGTEFFLKVSSPSCDSQGLHGDETPGSEPQSPVAQTSAAQGWPAALPLLSRVKTEQGEPDGVQCTFVVKRLWDGAAKDSSSSSSSSSSAGANGSRKMAKFSEAAPRQSAPGAGGTGGAAPVSVPAAPVPGTAADQTSPGGTSSAYTSDSPGSFHNEEDEEEDAGEEGSDEQYRQICNMYTMYSMMNVGPAAAEKVEALPEQPPPEPRARARLRQDLASLPAELVTQIGNRCHPKLYDEGDPAEKLELVTGTNVYITRAQLMNCHVSAGTRHKVLLRRLLASFFDRNTLANSCGTGIRSSTNDPSRKPLDSRVLHAVKFYCQNFAPNFKESEMNAIAADMCTNARRVVRKSWIPKLKLLMAEGDSYTSFINDTGKLEPELMGPEPPFEAGGPEPEGGPAGEGLQ
- the LOC127061149 gene encoding basic proline-rich protein-like — translated: MEEAQRLLTVSVWKLYRCRVRRGGLRLHRSLQLSLLVRAARHRYLSARAAAGILPGPEITGAAESGATPGPEITGATIPVPELPAATESGATPGPEITGAAESGAIPVPEITGATESGAIPVPEITGPTESGATPAPGDPQCPNTPSADRPSNRTERKWGNPLRDCTGDHRNPPSGAPRSESPGVPGIPPGRPREDPPSPVNRDLPPTADPRSAPGPTNRDPPPASPGPPRSTGAPRAGQKRRSCGSAGPGRGPVPSKRARLEAEAPPVPPGPPGRCSGPPAAAFGFLVRAVGAC